Proteins encoded in a region of the Rhizophagus irregularis chromosome 24, complete sequence genome:
- a CDS encoding 40S ribosomal protein eS6, which produces MKLNIANPATGCQKLIEFDDERQLRIFYDKRISAEVQGDSIGDEYKGYIFRVSGGNDKQGFPMKQGVLRNDRVRLLLAKGHSCYRPRRTGERKRKSVRGCIVGNDLAVLSVVIVKQGEQPIPGLTDNPVPKRLGPKRASKIRKFFNLTKEDDVRKFVIRREITPKNNKKPYTKAPKIQRLVTPLTLQRKRHRIALKRRRAKAAKVAKEEYDTLLAKRNKEQKERKADLKKRRSAVQKT; this is translated from the exons ATGAAG CTAAACATCGCCAATCCAGCCACTGGCTGTCAAAAGTTGATTGAATTTGACGATGAGCGTCAGCT GCGTATCTTTTATGATAAACGTATAAGTGCTGAAGTGCAAGGAGATTCTATTGGAGACGAATATAAAGGATATATATTTCGTGTTTCTGGAGGAAATGATAAGCAAGGCTTTCCTATGAAACAAGGTGTATTGCGTAATGATCGTGTAAGGCTTTTATTAGCCAAAGGTCATTCATGTTATAGACCTCGTCGTACTGGTGAACGTAAAAGAAAATCTGTTCGAGGTTGTATTGTTGGAAATGATCTTGCAGTGTTATCTGTGGTCATAGTTAAACAAGGAGAACAACCAATTCCTGGGTTAACCGATAATCCTGTTCCTAAACGTTTGGGCCCTAAAAGAGCTTCAAAAATTCGcaaatttttt aatttgaCAAAGGAAGATGATGTCCGTAAATTTGTTATCCGTCGTGAGATTActccaaaaaataataaaaaaccttATACAAAGGCTCCCAAGATTCAGCGCTTGGTAACCCCTCTTACGCTACAGCGTAAACGTCATCGTATTGCCCTTAAACGCAGAAGAGCCAAGGCTGCAAAAGTAGCCAAGGAAGAATATGACACTTTACTTGCTAAGCGCAATAAGGAACAAAAGGAAAGAAAAGCCGACCTTAAGAAAAGAAGATCTGCTGTTCAGAaaacttaa